One region of Streptomyces rishiriensis genomic DNA includes:
- a CDS encoding glycosyltransferase family 2 protein: MTAQPRLSIGLPVYNGEEYLAESLDALLGQTYEDFELVVSDNASTDGTQDICRRYAARDSRIRYLRLPRNIGAAPNHNHVFTECRGELFKWASHDDLYARDLLRRCVQALDERPDVILAHSGQAVIDGDGQVKVPYEYGLATDSPHAPERFRSLLFEPGGDDFYGVMRADVLRRVKPHDSYHHADRTFVAEITLHGPFHQVPELLYFRRDHPTRAERANPGKRSRCVNLDPRRAGPLHPTPRLLAEYVWGFVTAIRRAPLSPADRRACYRHLGAWMTSRVRPGAGERVEDRAPVDPGGLTVSVDALVAGREGKQG, encoded by the coding sequence ATGACCGCGCAACCCAGGCTGAGCATCGGCCTGCCCGTGTACAACGGCGAGGAGTACCTGGCCGAGTCGCTCGACGCCCTGCTCGGCCAGACCTACGAGGACTTCGAGCTGGTCGTCTCCGACAACGCCTCGACCGACGGGACCCAGGACATCTGCCGCCGGTACGCCGCGCGCGACTCGCGCATCCGGTACCTCCGGCTGCCCCGGAACATCGGCGCCGCGCCGAACCACAACCACGTCTTCACCGAGTGCCGCGGCGAGCTGTTCAAGTGGGCCTCGCACGACGACCTGTACGCCCGGGACCTGCTGCGGCGCTGCGTGCAGGCGCTGGACGAGCGGCCCGACGTGATCCTCGCGCACAGCGGCCAGGCGGTCATCGACGGCGACGGCCAGGTGAAGGTCCCGTACGAGTACGGGCTCGCCACCGACTCGCCGCATGCGCCGGAGCGCTTCCGCAGTCTGCTGTTCGAGCCCGGCGGCGACGACTTCTACGGGGTGATGCGGGCCGACGTGCTGCGCCGGGTGAAGCCGCACGACAGCTACCACCACGCGGACCGCACGTTCGTCGCCGAGATCACCCTGCACGGGCCCTTCCACCAGGTTCCGGAGCTGCTGTACTTCCGCCGCGACCACCCCACCCGCGCCGAGCGGGCGAACCCGGGCAAGCGCTCCCGGTGCGTCAACCTGGACCCGCGCCGGGCGGGCCCGCTCCACCCGACGCCCCGGCTGCTCGCCGAGTACGTCTGGGGCTTCGTGACGGCGATCCGGCGGGCGCCGCTGTCCCCGGCCGACCGGCGTGCGTGCTACCGCCACCTGGGCGCGTGGATGACCAGCCGGGTCCGGCCGGGAGCGGGCGAGCGGGTCGAGGACCGTGCCCCGGTCGACCCGGGCGGGCTCACCGTCTCCGTCGACGCGCTCGTCGCCGGCCGGGAAGGGAAGCAGGGATGA
- a CDS encoding polysaccharide pyruvyl transferase family protein → MTTADEAPVRVGVFGLLGSGNLGNDGSLEAVLGYLRAEHPEAVVDALCGGPEVVAARYGIPATRLHWYRGEYRTASRAGAIAAKGLGKLVDAARTAAWVRRHDVVIVPGMGVLEATLPLRPWGFPYALFLLCATGRLFGTRVALVGVGAAEIRNRSTRALVRRSARLAAYRSYRDTLSRDAMRAMGVDTARDEVYPDLAFALPTPPANVPSGPPGQVCVGVMAFHGGDDDRARADEIHRRYLDGTIRFVSALVEDGRPVRLLTGDDCDAPVVAAILDAVDSPLVTAAEAASLADLMKETAAADTVVATRYHNLICALKSGTPTLALSYAAKSDALMAQMGLAAYCHPAREVDADRLLEQFRALERRSAELRRTLTERNLVAARRLEHQFTALTAALFPATDHTHALREAS, encoded by the coding sequence ATGACGACCGCGGACGAGGCCCCGGTGCGCGTCGGGGTGTTCGGCCTGCTCGGCTCCGGCAACCTCGGCAACGACGGGTCGCTCGAGGCCGTGCTCGGGTACCTCCGCGCCGAGCACCCGGAGGCGGTCGTGGACGCGCTGTGCGGTGGACCCGAGGTCGTCGCGGCCCGGTACGGGATCCCCGCGACACGGCTGCACTGGTACCGCGGCGAGTACCGGACCGCGTCGCGTGCGGGCGCGATCGCGGCGAAGGGTCTGGGCAAACTCGTCGACGCCGCGCGCACCGCCGCCTGGGTCCGCCGGCACGACGTGGTGATCGTGCCGGGCATGGGCGTCCTGGAGGCCACGCTGCCGTTGCGGCCGTGGGGCTTCCCGTACGCGCTGTTCCTGCTGTGCGCGACCGGCCGGCTGTTCGGCACCCGGGTCGCGCTGGTCGGCGTCGGCGCCGCCGAGATCCGCAACCGGTCGACCCGGGCCCTGGTGCGCCGGTCGGCGCGACTGGCCGCCTACCGGTCGTACCGGGACACCCTGTCCCGTGACGCGATGCGGGCGATGGGCGTGGACACCGCGCGCGACGAGGTCTACCCGGACCTCGCGTTCGCCCTGCCGACACCGCCGGCGAACGTGCCCTCGGGCCCACCGGGCCAGGTCTGCGTCGGCGTCATGGCCTTCCACGGCGGCGATGACGACCGCGCGCGGGCCGACGAGATCCACCGGCGCTACCTCGACGGGACGATCCGCTTCGTCAGCGCGCTGGTCGAGGACGGCCGGCCGGTCCGGCTGCTCACCGGCGACGACTGCGACGCGCCGGTGGTCGCCGCGATCCTCGACGCGGTGGACTCGCCGCTGGTCACCGCTGCCGAGGCGGCCTCGCTGGCCGATCTGATGAAGGAGACGGCCGCTGCCGACACCGTGGTGGCGACCCGGTACCACAACCTGATCTGCGCGCTGAAGTCCGGCACGCCGACGCTCGCCCTCAGCTACGCGGCGAAGAGCGACGCGCTGATGGCTCAGATGGGGCTGGCCGCGTACTGCCACCCGGCTCGCGAGGTCGACGCCGACCGGCTGCTCGAGCAGTTCCGGGCGCTGGAGCGGAGATCGGCGGAGCTGCGGCGGACCCTCACCGAGCGGAACCTGGTCGCCGCCCGGCGCCTCGAGCACCAGTTCACCGCCCTGACAGCGGCCCTGTTCCCGGCGACCGACCACACCCACGCCCTGCGGGAGGCTTCATGA
- the rfbC gene encoding dTDP-4-dehydrorhamnose 3,5-epimerase yields MKATEVPAIDGAYLFEPTPYADERGFFCRTFDADVVRSVGLDPDAFVQDSLSRSVRGVLRGLHLRSGAGEAKLVRCSYGRIFDVVVDLRADSPTYLDRAFFELSDETQATLYIPAGCAHGFQALTATADTSYRIDRPHDPAEDVTIAFDDPELAIPWPLPVTSMSQRDREAPSLAEVLKSKES; encoded by the coding sequence ATGAAAGCGACCGAGGTCCCGGCGATCGACGGCGCGTACCTGTTCGAGCCGACACCGTACGCCGACGAGCGCGGCTTCTTCTGCCGCACCTTCGACGCGGACGTGGTCCGCTCGGTGGGCCTGGACCCGGACGCCTTCGTCCAGGACAGCCTGTCCCGCTCGGTCCGGGGCGTGCTGCGCGGCCTGCACCTGCGCTCCGGCGCCGGTGAGGCCAAGCTGGTGCGGTGTTCGTACGGGAGGATCTTCGACGTCGTCGTGGACCTGCGGGCGGACTCGCCGACCTACCTCGACCGGGCGTTCTTCGAACTGTCCGACGAGACGCAGGCGACCCTGTACATCCCGGCGGGCTGCGCGCACGGCTTCCAGGCGCTGACCGCAACCGCCGACACCTCTTACCGGATCGACCGCCCGCACGATCCGGCCGAGGACGTGACGATCGCCTTCGACGATCCGGAGCTGGCCATTCCCTGGCCGCTGCCGGTCACATCGATGTCCCAGCGGGACCGGGAGGCGCCGAGCCTGGCCGAGGTCCTGAAGTCGAAGGAGAGTTGA
- a CDS encoding glutamate-1-semialdehyde 2,1-aminomutase yields MATEDTDTEDTDTEAFRLPRSRRANERLHALIPGGAHTYAKGDDQYPENLAPVISHGRGAHVWDVDGNRYIEYGSGLRSVSLGHAHPRVIEAVRREIDRGGNFVRPSIMEVEAAERFLATVPTAEMVKFAKNGSDVTTAAVRLARAVTGRPRVAICGDHPFFSVDDWFIGTTPMSAGIPAATTELTVSFPYGDLAATEELLTRYRDEVACLILEPAGHTEPPPGYLAGLRALADRHGCVLIFDEMITGLRWSEAGAQGLYGVVPDLSTFGKALGNGFAVSALAGRRELMERGGLRHPGERVFLLSTTHGAETHSLAAATAVQTTYVEEGVTARLHALGERLAAGVRDAAAAMGVGDHVVVRGRASNLVFATLDENRQPSQRYRTLFLRRLLEGGVLAPSFVVSSALDDADIDHTVDVVAQACAVYRKALDAADPTPWMGGRPVKPVFRRLA; encoded by the coding sequence GTGGCCACCGAAGACACAGACACCGAAGACACAGACACCGAAGCGTTCCGACTGCCCCGGTCGCGGAGGGCGAACGAGCGGCTGCACGCCCTGATCCCCGGGGGTGCGCACACCTACGCCAAGGGCGACGACCAGTATCCCGAGAACCTGGCCCCGGTCATCAGCCACGGCCGCGGCGCCCACGTGTGGGACGTCGACGGCAATCGCTACATCGAGTACGGCTCCGGGCTGCGGTCGGTCAGCCTCGGCCACGCCCACCCACGCGTGATCGAGGCGGTGCGGCGAGAGATCGACCGGGGCGGCAACTTCGTGCGGCCGTCGATCATGGAGGTCGAGGCGGCGGAACGCTTCCTGGCCACGGTGCCGACCGCGGAGATGGTGAAGTTCGCGAAGAACGGCTCCGACGTCACGACCGCCGCGGTGCGCCTGGCCCGCGCCGTCACCGGGCGCCCGCGCGTGGCCATCTGCGGCGACCATCCGTTCTTCTCCGTCGACGACTGGTTCATCGGCACCACGCCGATGTCCGCGGGCATTCCGGCGGCGACCACCGAACTCACCGTGTCGTTCCCCTACGGGGACCTGGCCGCCACGGAGGAGCTGCTCACCCGGTACCGGGACGAGGTCGCCTGCCTGATCCTGGAACCCGCCGGCCACACCGAGCCACCGCCCGGTTACCTCGCCGGCCTGCGCGCGCTGGCCGACCGGCACGGCTGCGTACTCATCTTCGACGAGATGATCACCGGCCTCCGCTGGTCCGAGGCGGGCGCCCAGGGCCTGTACGGCGTCGTCCCGGACCTCTCCACGTTCGGCAAGGCGCTGGGCAACGGCTTCGCCGTCTCCGCGCTGGCCGGGCGCCGGGAGCTGATGGAGCGGGGCGGGCTGCGCCACCCCGGCGAGCGGGTGTTCCTGCTGTCCACCACGCACGGGGCGGAAACGCACTCCCTGGCAGCCGCGACGGCCGTGCAGACCACCTACGTCGAAGAGGGCGTCACCGCGCGGCTGCACGCCCTGGGCGAGCGGTTGGCCGCGGGGGTCCGCGACGCCGCGGCCGCCATGGGAGTCGGCGACCACGTCGTCGTCCGGGGCCGGGCGAGCAACCTCGTCTTCGCCACCCTCGACGAGAACCGGCAGCCGTCGCAGCGCTACCGCACGCTGTTCCTGCGCCGGCTCCTCGAGGGCGGGGTGCTGGCCCCGTCGTTCGTGGTCAGCAGCGCGCTCGACGACGCCGACATCGATCACACCGTCGATGTGGTGGCCCAGGCCTGCGCGGTGTACCGGAAGGCACTGGACGCCGCCGACCCCACCCCCTGGATGGGCGGGCGACCGGTGAAGCCCGTATTCCGGCGCCTGGCGTGA